The window ATTAAAGTGGAAACAGTAACTTTGATACGTAAATTACGATCGGAACAGTAAGTTAACCTCAACGAGGAGTAATATCACAGTTCTTTTCAAATGGCGCGCCATACAGTCATAAATTTATGACTTTTTTTGAAATCATCGGCAAACTATTGTTACTTGGCATGAAAATCCCTATTCTCCTCCACAACCATTTGTGACCATAAATAATTATCTATTGGTTATTGGTTCACTGGATCATTCATTCGGTGTGTTGATAGCCCCGCGGGTTATATATTTGTTGGTTTCTTGAAGCATGCCATCTGGGGCACCTTTGTTTGTCCTAAGTAAGTACATTTTGCTGTTCTAACTTTCGCTAGACCGTACAGCTCGTGGAGAACAGGGAAAATCTGTACAGTTAGCGAACATTGAAGCGGGAAAGACTGTTGCCGAAGTAATAAGAACATGCTTAGGACCAAGGGCAATGTTGAAAATGCTCATGGATCCTATGGGTGGGATAGTAATGACTAATGATGGAAATGCAATATTGAGAGAGGTTTGGAAACAAATGTCCCCTTATTTTTCAGATTACTGTTGAGCACCCAGCCGCCAAATCGATGATAGAAATCGCACGGACTCAGGATGAGGAAGTTGGGGACGGTACTACCTCTGTAATTATCCTCAGTACgttattatttttctaaatattgCATGTCTCTAAGGTGGAGAAATGTTAGCAGTTGCTGCTCCCTGTTTGGAAAAACAGGTGCACGCTACAAAAATTATATCCTCATTCCGAAAAGGCCTCGATGAAATGCTTGTATTGCTTCGTGAAAAGCTGAGGTAATGTAAAATACAAATTGTGTATTCTCAAGTGTTCCATGTAATGCATCAAATGAACGAGAGGTCCAAAAGATAATTCAAAGTTGTGTTGGGACAAAACTCATAAATCAATGgtaatataaatatttgaatCACTCATAGTTAGGTCCGACCTAGCCTGCAAGATTGCTTATGACGCCGTAAAAATCGTAACAGTGGAAACCGACGGTCGTAAAGAAATAGACATCAAACGGTACGCAAAAGTGGAAAAGGTAAGAGAAGTTGAAACCATATTAGTCTCAGATTCCTGGTGGGTCTGTTGAAGACTCGGTTGTTCTTGATGGCGTTATGTTTAATAAAGATGTTGTACACCCTCGTATGTCAAGAAGAATAGAGAATCCTAGGATCTTGCTTATGGACTGTAATTTGGAGTATAAGAAAGGCGAAAGCCAGACAACAATGGAGTTATCAGATGATAAGGACTTCACGTAAGTTGCATTTGCATTACCTATTCATTTTTAGTCGTGCTCTAGAAATAGAAGAGTCCTTCATCAAGGAAATGTGTGACCAAATTATCCAATATAGTCCCAATGTTCTTATTACCGAAAAGGGAGTTAGTGACCTCGCTCAACACTATCTGAGCAAAGCCAACATATCCGTCATAAGGCGACTCAGAAAAACAGACAATCTACGCATCGCGAGAGCATGCGGTGCTACTATTGTCAATAGACCAGAAGAAATCAAGGAGGAAGATATCGGCGTCCAAGCTGGTCTTTTTGAAGTAAAAACAATAGGAGACGAGTATTTCACATTCATAACGAAGTGCAAGGTGAGTCTTTCTAGAGATAAACACTTATTTACAGAATCCCAAAGCTTGCACCATTCTGCTCAGAGGTGCCAGCAAGGATGTACTCAATGAAGTAGAGCGCAATTTGCAAGATGCCATGAATGTAGTTCGTAATGTTATGTTGGAGCAGCGATTAGTTCCTGGAGGTGGTGCCATTGAA of the Schistosoma haematobium chromosome 4, whole genome shotgun sequence genome contains:
- the CCT3 gene encoding T-complex protein 1 subunit gamma (EggNog:ENOG410VBFF~COG:O); the protein is MPSGAPLFVLNRTARGEQGKSVQLANIEAGKTVAEVIRTCLGPRAMLKMLMDPMGGIVMTNDGNAILREITVEHPAAKSMIEIARTQDEEVGDGTTSVIILSGEMLAVAAPCLEKQVHATKIISSFRKGLDEMLVLLREKLSVPCNASNEREVQKIIQSCVGTKLINQWSDLACKIAYDAVKIVTVETDGRKEIDIKRYAKVEKIPGGSVEDSVVLDGVMFNKDVVHPRMSRRIENPRILLMDCNLEYKKGESQTTMELSDDKDFTRALEIEESFIKEMCDQIIQYSPNVLITEKGVSDLAQHYLSKANISVIRRLRKTDNLRIARACGATIVNRPEEIKEEDIGVQAGLFEVKTIGDEYFTFITKCKNPKACTILLRGASKDVLNEVERNLQDAMNVVRNVMLEQRLVPGGGAIEMALAQELTQKSKSVNSAVQQMVYLAMAQALEVIPRTLAKNCGANVLRLITELRARHATDPAKYWTFGVNGVSGKIIDMKELDIWDPLTVKAQTLKTAIETAILLLRIDDVVSGVKKQSGDNTQTPTATE